Proteins from a genomic interval of Heteronotia binoei isolate CCM8104 ecotype False Entrance Well chromosome 7, APGP_CSIRO_Hbin_v1, whole genome shotgun sequence:
- the SCGN gene encoding secretagogin, with the protein MDSNPLAHLDAADFLRIWQHFDADGNGYIEGKELDNFFRHLLKAMDPGNVITEEKVRMVKEQYMSAFDVTADGRLQIQELASMLLPEDENFLLLFRRETPLGNSVEFIRIWRQYDADRSGFISAAELQNFLQDLFRQHGKNVSKAKLQEYTDAMMKIFDKNKDGKLDLNDLARILALQENFLLQFKMDACSTEERKRDFEKIFSHYDVSKTGALEGPEVDGFVKDMMELVKPSISGTDLDKLRQILLRHCDANKDGKIQKSELALCLGIKMTP; encoded by the exons ATGGACAGCAACCCTCTGGCGCACCTCGACGCTGCTGATTTCCTGCGCATCTGGCAGCACTTCGATGCCGACG GCAATGGTTACATAGAAGGGAAGGAGCTTGATAACTTTTTTCGTCATCTGCTAAAGGCTATGGACCCTGGG AACGTCATAACAGAAGAAAAAGTCCGGATGGTTAAAGAACAGTATATGTCAGCTTTTGATGTGACTGCAGATGGACGCTTACAGATACAAGAG CTTGCCAGTATGCTTTTGCCAGAGGATGAGAACTTTCTGCTGCTTTTCCGACGAGAAACACCCTTGGGCAATAGTGTAGAGTTCATTCGC ATTTGGCGTCAATACGATGCTGATCGAAGTGGCTTTATTTCTGCTGCTGAGCTCCAA AACTTTCTGCAAGATCTTTTTCGTCAACATGGAAAAAATGTTTCTAAGGCTAAATTGCAGGAATATACTGATGCCATG ATGAAGATCTTTGACAAAAATAAAGATGGGAAACTGGACCTGAATGATCTAGCAAG GATCCTGGCTCTTCAAGAGAATTTTCTCCTTCAATTTAAAATGGAT GCTTGTAGtacagaagaaaggaagagagatttTGAGAAAATCTTTTCTCACTATGATGTT AGTAAGACAGGAGCACTTGAAGGCCCTGAAGTGGATGGGTTTGTTAAAGACATGATGGAACTCGTCAAG CCTAGCATTAGTGGCACGGACCTGGATAAGTTGCGCCAGATACTGCTTCGCCACTGCGATGCCAACAAGGATGGGAAGATTCAAAAATCTGAACTTGCCTTGTGTCTGGGAATTAAAATGACCCCATAG